Proteins from a genomic interval of Diospyros lotus cultivar Yz01 chromosome 6, ASM1463336v1, whole genome shotgun sequence:
- the LOC127803591 gene encoding methylesterase 10-like isoform X3 — MNSRTHFVLVHGLCHGAWCWYKLVTLLQAAGYRVTAMDLGGCGIDPRRLDEIPSMSVSVQPLMELMASLPPVEKVVLVGHSYGGIAISLAMERFPEKISAAVFVTALMPSYKEPPATLLQQLFKRTTWVESLLDSRLEFDGGLENPPTSAIFGPEYMATYLYQHCQPEDLELAKMLVRPGGFFVEDLSKEGLLSEGRFGLVKRIYIVCEEDEVIPEEFQRWTTENSPPQQVMAIAGAAHMAMLSKPKELCLCLQEIAAMN, encoded by the exons ATGAACAGTAGAACGCATTTTGTGCTGGTTCACGGGCTCTGCCATGGAGCCTGGTGCTGGTACAAGCTCGTCACTCTACTGCAGGCTGCCGGCTACCGCGTCACCGCCATGGACCTCGGCGGATGTGGGATCGATCCCCGGCGACTGGACGAGATCCCCTCCATGTCCGTCTCCGTGCAGCCCTTGATGGAGTTGATGGCCTCGCTGCCGCCGGTTGAGAAGGTGGTTTTAGTTGGGCACAGCTACGGTGGAATTGCCATTTCTCTGGCTATGGAGAGGTTCCCGGAGAAGATCTCGGCGGCGGTTTTCGTCACCGCCCTCATGCCCAGCTATAAAGAGCCTCCTGCGACTCTCTTACAACAA TTGTTCAAGAGGACGACATGGGTAGAGTCTCTTCTGGACAGCCGACTTGAATTTGATGGAGGCCTGGAAAATCCGCCGACTTCAGCAATCTTTGGTCCGGAATACATGGCTACCTATCTCTATCAACACTGCCAACcagag GATCTGGAATTAGCCAAAATGTTAGTGAGGCCAGGCGGGTTCTTTGTAGAAGACTTGAGCAAGGAAGGGTTGCTAAGTGAAGGCAGGTTTGGATTGGTGAAGCGAATATACATAGTGTGCGAAGAAGACGAAGTGATCCCAGAAGAATTCCAGCGATGGACCACCGAGAACAGCCCACCTCAACAAGTGATGGCCATTGCAGGAGCGGCCCACATGGCCATGCTTTCCAAACCCAAGGAGCTCTGCCTCTGCTTGCAGGAGATTGCTGCCAT GAATTGA
- the LOC127803591 gene encoding salicylic acid-binding protein 2-like isoform X1 has protein sequence MNSRTHFVLVHGLCHGAWCWYKLVTLLQAAGYRVTAMDLGGCGIDPRRLDEIPSMSVSVQPLMELMASLPPVEKVVLVGHSYGGIAISLAMERFPEKISAAVFVTALMPSYKEPPATLLQQLFKRTTWVESLLDSRLEFDGGLENPPTSAIFGPEYMATYLYQHCQPEDLELAKMLVRPGGFFVEDLSKEGLLSEGRFGLVKRIYIVCEEDEVIPEEFQRWTTENSPPQQVMAIAGAAHMAMLSKPKELCLCLQEIAAMSNVVTWNLKRKLVRRSISSLIELRNTQTRKIRYVYPSMK, from the exons ATGAACAGTAGAACGCATTTTGTGCTGGTTCACGGGCTCTGCCATGGAGCCTGGTGCTGGTACAAGCTCGTCACTCTACTGCAGGCTGCCGGCTACCGCGTCACCGCCATGGACCTCGGCGGATGTGGGATCGATCCCCGGCGACTGGACGAGATCCCCTCCATGTCCGTCTCCGTGCAGCCCTTGATGGAGTTGATGGCCTCGCTGCCGCCGGTTGAGAAGGTGGTTTTAGTTGGGCACAGCTACGGTGGAATTGCCATTTCTCTGGCTATGGAGAGGTTCCCGGAGAAGATCTCGGCGGCGGTTTTCGTCACCGCCCTCATGCCCAGCTATAAAGAGCCTCCTGCGACTCTCTTACAACAA TTGTTCAAGAGGACGACATGGGTAGAGTCTCTTCTGGACAGCCGACTTGAATTTGATGGAGGCCTGGAAAATCCGCCGACTTCAGCAATCTTTGGTCCGGAATACATGGCTACCTATCTCTATCAACACTGCCAACcagag GATCTGGAATTAGCCAAAATGTTAGTGAGGCCAGGCGGGTTCTTTGTAGAAGACTTGAGCAAGGAAGGGTTGCTAAGTGAAGGCAGGTTTGGATTGGTGAAGCGAATATACATAGTGTGCGAAGAAGACGAAGTGATCCCAGAAGAATTCCAGCGATGGACCACCGAGAACAGCCCACCTCAACAAGTGATGGCCATTGCAGGAGCGGCCCACATGGCCATGCTTTCCAAACCCAAGGAGCTCTGCCTCTGCTTGCAGGAGATTGCTGCCAT GTCCAATGTGGTGACATGgaacttgaaaagaaaattggtgAGAAGATCAATCAGTTCATTGATAGAGTTGAGAAACacccaaacaagaaaaatcag
- the LOC127803591 gene encoding salicylic acid-binding protein 2-like isoform X2, translated as MNSRTHFVLVHGLCHGAWCWYKLVTLLQAAGYRVTAMDLGGCGIDPRRLDEIPSMSVSVQPLMELMASLPPVEKVVLVGHSYGGIAISLAMERFPEKISAAVFVTALMPSYKEPPATLLQQLFKRTTWVESLLDSRLEFDGGLENPPTSAIFGPEYMATYLYQHCQPEDLELAKMLVRPGGFFVEDLSKEGLLSEGRFGLVKRIYIVCEEDEVIPEEFQRWTTENSPPQQVMAIAGAAHMAMLSKPKELCLCLQEIAAMSNVVTWNLKRKLVRRSISSLIELRNTQTRKIR; from the exons ATGAACAGTAGAACGCATTTTGTGCTGGTTCACGGGCTCTGCCATGGAGCCTGGTGCTGGTACAAGCTCGTCACTCTACTGCAGGCTGCCGGCTACCGCGTCACCGCCATGGACCTCGGCGGATGTGGGATCGATCCCCGGCGACTGGACGAGATCCCCTCCATGTCCGTCTCCGTGCAGCCCTTGATGGAGTTGATGGCCTCGCTGCCGCCGGTTGAGAAGGTGGTTTTAGTTGGGCACAGCTACGGTGGAATTGCCATTTCTCTGGCTATGGAGAGGTTCCCGGAGAAGATCTCGGCGGCGGTTTTCGTCACCGCCCTCATGCCCAGCTATAAAGAGCCTCCTGCGACTCTCTTACAACAA TTGTTCAAGAGGACGACATGGGTAGAGTCTCTTCTGGACAGCCGACTTGAATTTGATGGAGGCCTGGAAAATCCGCCGACTTCAGCAATCTTTGGTCCGGAATACATGGCTACCTATCTCTATCAACACTGCCAACcagag GATCTGGAATTAGCCAAAATGTTAGTGAGGCCAGGCGGGTTCTTTGTAGAAGACTTGAGCAAGGAAGGGTTGCTAAGTGAAGGCAGGTTTGGATTGGTGAAGCGAATATACATAGTGTGCGAAGAAGACGAAGTGATCCCAGAAGAATTCCAGCGATGGACCACCGAGAACAGCCCACCTCAACAAGTGATGGCCATTGCAGGAGCGGCCCACATGGCCATGCTTTCCAAACCCAAGGAGCTCTGCCTCTGCTTGCAGGAGATTGCTGCCAT GTCCAATGTGGTGACATGgaacttgaaaagaaaattggtgAGAAGATCAATCAGTTCATTGATAGAGTTGAGAAACacccaaacaagaaaaatcag gtga